A genomic segment from Cricetulus griseus strain 17A/GY chromosome 8, alternate assembly CriGri-PICRH-1.0, whole genome shotgun sequence encodes:
- the CUNH2orf68 gene encoding UPF0561 protein C2orf68 homolog, with amino-acid sequence MEAARDPGPGLCCKPGGRLDMSHGFVHHIRRNQIARDDYDKKVKQAAKEKARRRHTPAPTRPRKPDLQVYLPRHRDGSAHLVNPDCEESGESSSSGSSELEPPGRQLFCLEYEADSGEVTSVIVYQDDDPKRVSEEISAHTPLDPAMQEALRVRIQEELAKRQSRH; translated from the exons ATGGAGGCGGCACGGGATCCAGGCCCGGGGCTGTGCTGCAAGCCCGGCGGGCGTCTGGACATGAGCCACGGCTTCGTACATCACATCCGCCGGAACCAGATCGCTCG GGACGACTACGACAAGAAGGTGAAGCAGGCGGCCAAGGAGAAGGCGAGGAGGCGCCACACACCCGCACCCACGCGGCCCCGCAAGCCAGACCTGCAGGTGTACCTGCCTCGCCACCGAG ATGGCTCTGCCCACCTAGTCAACCCAGACTGTGAGGAGTCCGGTGAAAGCAGCAGTAGTGGAAGCTCTGAGCTGGAGCCTCCTGGCCGCCAGCTCTTCTGTTTAGAATATGAGGCGGACAGTGGAGAGGTCACATCAGTTATTGTGTATCAG GATGATGATCCCAAAAGGGTGAGTGAGGAAATATCAGCACATACACCTCTGGATCCAGCCATGCAAGAGGCCCTCAGGGTGCGCATCCAGGAAGAGCTTGCAAAGCGCCAGAGCCGACACTGA
- the Tmem150a gene encoding transmembrane protein 150A: protein MTAWILLPVSLSAFSITGIWTVYAMAVMNRHVCPVENWSYNESCSPDPAEQGGPKTCCTLDDVPLISKCGTYPPESCLFSLIGNMGAFMVALICLLRYGQLLEQSRHSWINTTALITGCTNAAGLVVVGNFQVDHAKSLHYIGAGVAFPAGLLFVCLQCVLFYHGATTTLDLAMAYLRSVLAVIAFITLVLSGVFFLHESSQLQHGAALCEWVFVLDILIFYGTFSYEFGAVSSDTLVAALQPAPGRACKSSGSSSTSTHLNCAPESIAMI, encoded by the exons ATGACCGCCTGGATCCTCCTTCCTGTCAGCCTGTCAGCATTCTCCATCACGGGCATATGGACAGT GTATGCCATGGCCGTGATGAACCGCCACGTGTGTCCAGTGGAGAATTG GTCCTACAATGAGTCCTGCTCTCCTGACCCTGCTGAACAAGGGGGCCCCAAGACCTGCTGTACCCTTGATGATGTTCCCCTCATCAG CAAGTGTGGAACATATCCCCCAGAGAGCTGCCTCTTCAGCCTCATTGGCAACATGGGTGCTTTTATGG TGGCCCTGATCTGCCTTCTTCGGTATGGGCAACTCCTGGAGCAGAGCCGGCACTCCTGGATCAACACCACAGCACTCATCACAGGCTGCACCAATGCTGCTGGCCTTGTGGTGGTTGGCAACTTTCAG GTGGACCATGCCAAGTCTCTACACTACATCGGAGCTGGTGTGGCCTTCCCCGCTGGGCTGCTCTTTGTGTGCCTGCAATGTGTTCTCTTCTACCACGGGGCCACCACAACCCTGGACCTGGCTATGGCCTACCTTCGGAGTGTGCTGGCTGTCATCGCCTTCATCACCCTGGTCCTTA GTGGAGTCTTCTTCCTCCATGAGAGCTCTCAGCTACAGCATGGGGCTGCCCTGTGTGAATGGGTGTTTGTCCTCGATATCCTCATTTTCTACGGCACCTTCAGCTATGAGTTTGGGGCAGTCTCCTCAGACACACTGGTGGCTGCACTGCAGCCTGCCCCTGGCAGGGCCTGTAAGTCCTCTGGGAGCAGCAGCACCTCTACCCACCTCAACTGTGCTCCTGAGAGTATTGCCATGATCTGA